A region from the Lolium perenne isolate Kyuss_39 chromosome 4, Kyuss_2.0, whole genome shotgun sequence genome encodes:
- the LOC127347835 gene encoding receptor-like protein EIX1 has translation MHATSIEESPTNAVADQPRSRCLAGERAALLSFKAGTTDLHGRLASWEAGRDCCQWSGVHCSNSITAGAVHHVTKLSLPFYLLGGEISSSLSSLVFLRHLDLSGNFLGNSRPIPQFLGSLVHLRYLDISRNIFDGPILPQLGNLSKLMHLNIGSCCFFCDTNPTDVSWLSRLRKLKHLDMTSWDLTTAAANLFPAINVLLDLRVLRLPYCRLTSYSLQFHNLSALTVLDLSYNSLQGSFPAVVGNMTSLEELNLGYNRFAGLLPPSWSNLCSLRLLGLSASDVNDDIRKVIEKFGCTWKTVQYLYLSDANITGSLTSYWIAQLTSMRELELGGNMLTGHIPTEIGRLSNLTVLYLRNNAFSGNITEKHFSDLANLQTLHLSENLLAVNLAANWTPPFKLQDVYLRSCRIGPQFPLWLQTQTTVERLDLSNNSIGGAVPSWFWKSVSNASEVYLSDNQLNGTLPTTLKQLPMLYVLELSFNRFTGVLPELPISLGELIASNNLLSGPLPANLELCTFLYFLVISHNLISGTIKPSVCQMKVLNVLDMSDNQLQGKLPSCWTDSQSNQSQLNVLMLRNNSLSGEFPSISSSKLALLDLSYNNFFGSIPVWIVKKMPLLKYLILRSNIFSGHIPEEITELDYLQYLDLAENKISGTLPYFLAKMKAMSYVHNQYVKDGPLNVGHPVYITSYNRQQRYFDSLYMVFRGEMLQYSSNAPYLVSIDLSRNSLTGDIPREIGGLVGLINLNLSRNHLHGTIPDQIGQLQSLEALDLSNNELYGVIPEGLSNLSALNHLNLSYNNLSGRIPTGRQLQTLDDPSIYVGNSYLCGPPTSNKCATNQPTVPSHHEQEGRNNLMFVFLGMGIGFTVGLNITLLVLLFKEKWRIAYFRLVDNLYDMVYVFVILTWKSWVKRNMPEA, from the coding sequence ATGCATGCAACTTCCATCGAAGAATCACCAACCAACGCAGTCGCCGATCAGCCCCGAAGCCGGTGCCTCGCTGGCGAGAGGGCTGCCCTTCTGTCCTTCAAAGCCGGCACCACCGACCTGCATGGCCGGCTTGCGTCGTGGGAGGCTGGCAGGGACTGCTGCCAGTGGAGCGGCGTCCACTGCAGCAACAGCATAACCGCAGGCGCCGTCCACCATGTCACCAAGCTGAGCCTGCCCTTCTATCTCCTGGGAGGTGAGATAAGCTCGTCCCTGTCTTCTCTAGTGTTCCTCAGGCATTTGGACCTCAGTGGCAACTTCTTGGGGAACAGTCGCCCTATACCTCAGTTTCTGGGGTCGCTGGTGCACCTGAGATACCTGGACATTTCCAGGAACATTTTTGACGGTCCAATACTACCCCAGCTTGGCAACCTCTCCAAATTGATGCACCTAAACATCGGCTCGTGCTGTTTTTTCTGCGATACAAACCCCACCGATGTGTCATGGCTGTCACGCCTCAGAAAGCTCAAGCACCTTGACATGACCTCATGGGACCTCACTACTGCTGCTGCCAACTTGTTTCCTGCTATAAATGTCCTTCTGGATCTAAGAGTGCTTCGTCTACCTTACTGTCGCCTTACAAGTTACTCGCTACAGTTTCACAATTTGTCTGCACTGACCGTCCTTGACCTCTCATACAACAGCCTCCAAGGCTCATTCCCAGCAGTGGTAGGGAACATGACATCCCTTGAAGAGCTTAACCTGGGCTATAACAGATTCGCCGGGTTGCTGCCACCATCCTGGTCCAACCTGTGCAGCTTGAGGCTTCTTGGTCTCAGCGCATCAGACGTAAACGATGACATAAGAAAAGTGATTGAGAAATTCGGGTGCACATGGAAGACGGTGCAGTATTTGTACCTGTCCGATGCCAACATCACTGGGAGCTTGACATCATACTGGATAGCGCAACTCACAAGTATGCGCGAACTTGAACTAGGCGGTAACATGCTCACTGGACATATACCCACAGAGATTGGAAGGCTGTCAAATCTGACCGTTCTGTACCTTCGCAATAATGCCTTCAGTGGTAACATCACAGAGAAGCATTTCTCTGATCTTGCAAACCTGCAGACCTTGCACTTGTCAGAAAACTTGCTAGCAGTTAACTTGGCGGCAAACTGGACTCCACCATTCAAACTGCAGGATGTCTACCTCCGATCATGTCGCATTGGGCCCCAGTTTCCCTTGTGGCTACAGACTCAAACGACTGTCGAACGCCTTGATCTCTCCAACAATAGCATAGGGGGTGCTGTACCGAGTTGGTTCTGGAAATCGGTTTCAAATGCAAGTGAAGTATATCTCTCAGATAATCAACTAAATGGAACACTGCCAACAACTCTGAAGCAATTGCCAATGCTTTATGTGTTAGAACTTAGCTTCAACAGATTCACAGGAGTGTTACCAGAGCTGCCAATAAGTCTAGGAGAACTCATAGCCTCAAACAACTTGTTGTCAGGACCACTGCCAGCTAACCTTGAGTTGTGCACCTTTTTATATTTTCTAGTTATTTCCCACAATCTCATCAGTGGGACAATCAAGCCGTCCGTGTGTCAGATGAAGGTTTTGAACGTCTTGGATATGTCAGACAACCAACTACAAGGTAAATTACCATCATGCTGGACAGACTCTCAGTCTAACCAGTCGCAACTGAATGTTTTGATGCTAAGGAACAACAGTCTATCAGGTGAATTTCCATCAATAAGCAGCAGCAAGCTGGCTCTTCTTGATCTTTCCTACAACAATTTTTTCGGAAGTATACCGGTATGGATTGTTAAGAAAATGCCTTTACTGAAATATCTGATATTGAGATCTAACATATTCTCTGGACACATACCTGAAGAAATCACAGAGTTAGATTATCTTCAGTATTTGGACCTGGCTGAAAATAAGATATCAGGAACTTTACCGTACTTTCTAGCGAAGATGAAGGCAATGAGTTATGTACACAATCAATATGTGAAAGATGGACCACTTAATGTTGGACATCCCGTCTATATCACGTCTTACAATCGACAGCAACGATATTTTGATAGTTTGTACATGGTTTTCAGAGGCGAAATGCTGCAGTATTCTAGCAATGCTCCTTACTTGGTGAGCATTGATCTGTCCAGAAATTCTCTAACGGGAGATATTCCAAGAGAAATTGGTGGCCTTGTTGGGTTGATAAACCTGAACTTGTCCAGGAATCATTTGCACGGCACGATTCCAGATCAAATCGGTCAGCTGCAATCTCTAGAGGCTCTTGACCTTTCAAATAATGAACTCTATGGGGTAATTCCGGAGGGCTTATCAAACTTAAGTGCCTTGAACCATTTGAACCTGTCATACAACAATCTTTCAGGAAGGATTCCAACAGGAAGACAGCTTCAAACACTTGATGATCCATCTATATATGTTGGGAACAGTTATCTCTGTGGGCCACCTACCTCTAACAAATGTGCAACAAATCAGCCTACAGTGCCCAGCCATCATGAACAAGAAGGTAGAAATAACCTGATGTTTGTTTTCCTTGGCATGGGCATCGGTTTTACAGTTGGACTGAACATAACACTCCTTGTGCTGCTCTTCAAGGAGAAATGGAGAATTGCATACTTCCGTTTAGTAGACAACTTATATGACATGGTCTATGTTTTTGTCATTTTAACATGGAAGAGCTGGGTTAAAAGAAACATGCCAGAAGCTTAA